A DNA window from Ostrea edulis chromosome 5, xbOstEdul1.1, whole genome shotgun sequence contains the following coding sequences:
- the LOC130046367 gene encoding uncharacterized protein LOC130046367 isoform X2 — protein MVPMRVLLLFAIPLIGIFLQKSSSKSIDESNHHLESSSDLDMTNSERAVADSELSNEDETHDIRKRWGRRRRKGGRRRSRRRRRVSVGRVMEGVGEGLGIMQSVKNLFGG, from the exons ATGGTTCCTATGAGGGTGTTACTGCTGTTCGCAATACCACTAATTGGTATTTTTCTGCAAA AATCATCCAGCAAGAGCATTGACGAAAGTAATCATCATCTCGAAAGTTCCTCAGACCTTG ATATGACAAACTCTGAACGTGCAGTGGCCGATTCAGAGCTATCAAATGAGG ATGAAACACATGACATACGAAAACGTTGGGGTCGACGTAGGAGAAAAGGAGGCCGCAGGAGGTCACGACGTAGAAGGAGAGTCAGTGTCGGCCGTGTTATGGAGGGAGTAGGAGAAG GTTTAGGTATCATGCAGTCTGTCAAGAATCTGTTTGGGGGTTGA
- the LOC130046367 gene encoding uncharacterized protein LOC130046367 isoform X1, protein MVPMRVLLLFAIPLIGIFLQKSSSKSIDESNHHLESSSDLDGKHELIRTRREIDSAIADMTNSERAVADSELSNEDETHDIRKRWGRRRRKGGRRRSRRRRRVSVGRVMEGVGEGLGIMQSVKNLFGG, encoded by the exons ATGGTTCCTATGAGGGTGTTACTGCTGTTCGCAATACCACTAATTGGTATTTTTCTGCAAA AATCATCCAGCAAGAGCATTGACGAAAGTAATCATCATCTCGAAAGTTCCTCAGACCTTG ATGGGAAGCATGAGCTGATTCGAACCAGGCGAGAAATAGATAGTGCTATTGCAG ATATGACAAACTCTGAACGTGCAGTGGCCGATTCAGAGCTATCAAATGAGG ATGAAACACATGACATACGAAAACGTTGGGGTCGACGTAGGAGAAAAGGAGGCCGCAGGAGGTCACGACGTAGAAGGAGAGTCAGTGTCGGCCGTGTTATGGAGGGAGTAGGAGAAG GTTTAGGTATCATGCAGTCTGTCAAGAATCTGTTTGGGGGTTGA
- the LOC125652057 gene encoding uncharacterized protein LOC125652057, whose protein sequence is MVPMRLLLLFAIPLIGIFLQKSSSKSIDESNHHLESSSDLEGNHMLIRTRRDIDSAIADMTESERAVGDSELSNEDEIKKRLVRRKRKRRQRIFGVRRVLKGVRKGLDIADSLTNLIGIRDTDENNEDNA, encoded by the exons ATGGTTCCTATGAGGTTGTTACTGCTGTTCGCAATACCACTAATTGGTATTTTTCTGCAAA AATCATCCAGCAAGAGCATTGACGAAAGTAATCATCATCTCGAAAGTTCCTCAGACCTCG agggGAACCATATGCTGATTCGAACCAGGCGAGATATAGACAGTGCAATTGCAG ATATGACAGAATCTGAACGTGCAGTGGGCGATTCAGAGCTATCAAATGAGG atgaaataaaaaaacgTTTGGTTCGACGTAAACGAAAACGCCGCCAAAGGATCTTCGGTGTGAGACGTGTTCTGAAGGGAGTACGAAAAG GTTTAGATATAGCAGATTCTCTCACAAATCTGATCGGGATCCGAGACACTGATGAGAACAACGAAGACAATGCGTGA